Proteins from a single region of Sphaerochaeta globosa str. Buddy:
- the trxA gene encoding thioredoxin, whose translation MSEIIVTEANFEQEVLKADKPVLVDFWAPWCGPCKMIAPAIAQLAQAHADKLKVAKINVDEAGSLATMYSVNSIPTLMLFKGGEVVGQRMGAASLSVIEGFVAEFL comes from the coding sequence ATGAGTGAAATCATTGTTACTGAAGCGAATTTTGAACAGGAAGTTTTAAAGGCTGACAAGCCGGTATTGGTGGATTTTTGGGCACCCTGGTGCGGACCTTGCAAAATGATTGCACCGGCGATCGCCCAGTTGGCACAAGCTCACGCCGACAAGCTTAAGGTAGCTAAAATCAATGTGGATGAGGCTGGATCACTTGCAACCATGTACAGCGTGAATTCCATTCCAACCTTGATGTTGTTCAAGGGTGGGGAAGTGGTAGGACAGCGTATGGGCGCCGCCTCCCTTTCCGTTATTGAAGGATTTGTAGCAGAGTTCCTATAA